The following are encoded together in the Serratia nematodiphila DZ0503SBS1 genome:
- a CDS encoding EAL domain-containing protein: MSGSFREKNNGINYVFQPMFAKSGQLLAVECLSRFTFNSEYAHFSPEQFFRHADSATRIEILMDQINLIDKYKHWFHENQVIATLNVDDYSLQSLANSHFAERINALRCIHFEISENSTRLVKDRVHGDPSLNSYSFWLDDFGSGYAGFSALYNSQFRFVKLDRFLLWDFMKKSGGEGLMRALLRFFYLNHYKVIIEGVETPEHKKWLDEMPYYALQGKLWKESSIKDLNSLLTAEYF, from the coding sequence ATGAGCGGTTCTTTCAGAGAGAAAAATAACGGCATTAATTATGTTTTTCAGCCAATGTTCGCGAAATCGGGACAATTGCTGGCCGTTGAATGTCTGTCTCGCTTTACGTTTAATAGCGAATATGCCCATTTTTCTCCTGAACAGTTCTTTCGTCACGCCGACAGCGCCACCCGGATTGAGATTTTGATGGATCAGATCAATCTGATCGATAAATACAAACACTGGTTTCATGAAAACCAAGTGATAGCCACTTTGAATGTTGACGATTATTCCCTGCAATCGCTGGCGAATAGTCACTTTGCCGAAAGAATTAATGCCCTGCGCTGTATTCATTTTGAGATCAGCGAGAATTCAACCCGGCTGGTGAAAGATCGCGTGCACGGCGATCCGTCATTGAATAGTTATTCATTTTGGCTCGATGATTTTGGTTCTGGCTATGCGGGTTTTTCCGCGTTGTACAACAGCCAGTTCCGCTTCGTTAAGCTCGATCGTTTTCTGCTCTGGGACTTTATGAAAAAGTCCGGCGGCGAGGGCTTGATGCGCGCGTTACTGCGCTTCTTTTACCTTAATCATTACAAGGTAATTATCGAAGGAGTTGAAACTCCCGAACACAAGAAATGGCTGGATGAAATGCCATATTACGCACTGCAGGGAAAGCTGTGGAAGGAATCCAGCATCAAGGATTTGAACTCGCTTCTTACAGCTGAATACTTTTAA
- a CDS encoding fimbrial biogenesis chaperone, protein MKKILTGILFAFSVNAFAGIQVDATRVIYNSASKSASLSISNDSDDTYMVQTWLDTGDASQMPKNLPIVVTPPILKLAAKKDAILRFIYSGSGLPQDRESLLWVNVQEIPPTPKQDNVLQVAIRTRIKLFYRPDSLKTNLQQQAEALKWKRQGGNLVVTNDGPLFVTLGVLNLKSGGKSWKVNADMVKPHDSLRISLPQGAQSANNMSFTYINDYGGHTEIKNVALN, encoded by the coding sequence ATGAAAAAAATTCTGACTGGTATTTTATTCGCATTCTCTGTTAATGCCTTTGCCGGCATTCAGGTTGATGCGACGCGTGTCATCTATAACAGTGCAAGTAAATCCGCATCGCTCTCAATCAGCAATGACAGCGACGATACCTACATGGTGCAAACCTGGCTGGATACTGGCGATGCAAGCCAGATGCCTAAGAATTTGCCGATCGTGGTGACGCCACCCATTTTGAAGCTGGCTGCCAAGAAAGACGCCATTTTGCGTTTTATCTATTCCGGCAGCGGTTTGCCGCAGGACAGAGAATCTCTGCTCTGGGTCAACGTACAGGAAATTCCGCCAACGCCTAAGCAAGATAACGTGCTGCAGGTGGCGATCCGTACTCGTATCAAACTGTTCTATCGCCCGGATTCGTTGAAAACCAACCTGCAACAGCAGGCGGAAGCGCTGAAGTGGAAGCGCCAGGGCGGCAATTTAGTCGTGACTAACGATGGCCCGCTGTTCGTCACGCTGGGCGTCTTGAACCTGAAGAGCGGCGGCAAGAGCTGGAAAGTGAACGCCGACATGGTCAAGCCACACGACAGCCTGCGTATTTCCCTGCCTCAGGGGGCGCAATCAGCCAACAATATGTCGTTTACCTATATCAACGACTATGGCGGTCACACCGAGATTAAAAACGTCGCACTGAATTGA
- a CDS encoding fimbrial protein, giving the protein MKKVLLPLAALVLSATASNAMAANGNVKFTGEIVQSTCKVVDKDQNKEVYLGKYPTTAFPTAGSTSGAKAFDISLEKCEAGNYTLRFDGNTPAGHPELLAVTGGATGVGVEILDNNGSTLPISQEVATPATVTVAADGDNPGAATFNLRARYKSFQDLVTAGQANSNATFTIEYK; this is encoded by the coding sequence ATGAAAAAAGTATTATTGCCTTTGGCTGCCCTGGTATTGTCTGCAACTGCTTCCAACGCAATGGCAGCAAACGGCAACGTTAAATTCACCGGTGAAATTGTACAGTCCACCTGTAAAGTTGTTGATAAAGACCAGAATAAAGAAGTTTACCTGGGTAAATATCCTACCACCGCTTTCCCAACTGCCGGTTCTACCAGCGGTGCTAAAGCTTTCGATATCAGCCTGGAGAAATGTGAAGCGGGTAACTACACCCTGCGTTTCGACGGTAACACCCCAGCCGGCCACCCAGAGCTGTTGGCTGTAACTGGCGGCGCGACTGGCGTTGGCGTTGAAATTCTGGATAACAACGGTTCTACTCTGCCAATCTCTCAGGAAGTGGCTACCCCAGCTACCGTAACTGTTGCTGCTGATGGCGATAACCCAGGCGCTGCGACTTTCAACCTGCGCGCTCGTTACAAATCCTTCCAGGATCTGGTAACTGCCGGTCAGGCAAACTCTAACGCTACCTTCACCATCGAATACAAATAA
- a CDS encoding fimbrial protein: protein MSSLLKHKNLGLAAGLLVTLGAFSQSSYALSCKQNGSIRQDIVLDKAIKVSTANTAPGALLWRSQTFTSTFQCTDDWNNPKGENAYLYWDPQSRMSQIHNSIEVGVTYQGIDVKPTKGARQDVGPGTECRRSGNRCLSPARSLTVTVSYAIYIKATGKAPPAGGKINDNNSYSVFQVDGVGGLNGTPNSNFNAYISGLGNIQFISCNPKITVVANNGSTVNFGTIPRQNAVVGKIEKQVPFSVAANMSDPTTGQDCQGETLQASFSSTYPLQDNSVILPTSDSGFGILISQAATPNTPIMMNSPVDLGLVNGTIVEKNFMASLKWLSTNPKVGPFSASANIDVTFK, encoded by the coding sequence ATGTCTTCTTTGTTAAAGCATAAGAATCTCGGGTTGGCGGCTGGGCTGCTGGTCACGCTGGGCGCGTTTTCGCAGAGCAGCTATGCGCTGTCGTGTAAGCAGAACGGCAGCATTCGCCAGGATATCGTGCTGGATAAAGCCATCAAGGTGTCGACCGCCAATACCGCGCCGGGCGCGTTGCTGTGGCGTTCGCAGACCTTTACCTCGACCTTCCAATGTACGGATGACTGGAACAACCCGAAAGGGGAAAATGCCTACCTGTACTGGGATCCGCAGTCCCGGATGAGTCAGATCCATAATTCGATCGAAGTGGGTGTCACTTATCAGGGGATCGATGTCAAGCCGACTAAAGGCGCACGTCAGGACGTCGGTCCCGGCACGGAATGCCGCCGTTCGGGCAACCGCTGTTTGTCTCCGGCCAGATCGCTGACGGTAACCGTGTCTTACGCCATCTATATTAAAGCAACCGGCAAGGCGCCGCCGGCCGGCGGCAAGATCAACGACAACAACTCGTACTCGGTATTTCAGGTTGATGGCGTCGGCGGCTTGAACGGCACGCCGAACAGCAACTTTAACGCCTACATTTCCGGGCTGGGCAACATTCAGTTTATTTCCTGCAACCCGAAAATCACCGTGGTGGCCAACAACGGTTCGACGGTGAATTTCGGCACTATCCCGCGTCAGAATGCGGTGGTGGGCAAAATCGAGAAACAGGTGCCATTCTCGGTTGCCGCCAATATGTCCGATCCGACGACCGGACAGGACTGCCAGGGGGAGACGCTGCAGGCCAGCTTCAGCAGTACTTATCCGCTGCAGGATAACAGCGTGATCCTGCCGACCAGCGACAGCGGCTTCGGTATTTTGATCTCGCAGGCGGCGACGCCAAATACGCCGATCATGATGAACAGCCCGGTCGATCTGGGCCTGGTCAACGGCACCATCGTTGAAAAGAACTTTATGGCCAGCCTGAAATGGTTGAGCACCAACCCGAAAGTGGGGCCGTTCAGCGCATCGGCGAATATTGACGTCACCTTCAAATAA
- a CDS encoding fimbria/pilus outer membrane usher protein, protein MAHKRITTLAPKRLVKLINGVIYFSAVPFSFSHMAMAEEQFNTSFIHGDDNIAQVASLASGDDILPGKYPFDIYLNGQRIDHREIEFKKESKDSPVAPCLTAADYQDYGVKLPGDLTTAGAAQCYALPQQISGAKLSYDAAVQRMDLEVPQVFLIPRPQGAISPKVYDRGINAGFVNYNFSGTHNRYGNNQNDKTSDYYFLSLNNGLNIGDWRLRNNSTLNQQSGAGTHWKNISSWAETDIVSLRSRLVIGQTNTNNNVFDSIQFRGVQMSSADDMLPESQRGYAPVVRGVATTNARVEVRQNGYTIYSTNVPPGPFALTDIFPSTLSGNLDVTVIEANGSRTSFVVPFSSVPNMLREGIWNYQLTAGKYHDGTSRYQPKFVQGTLSHGMAYDITPYGGVLVAENYRSAVVGLGKNLGNWGAVSFDMSYSDTNLVNGDDKQGESFRFLYSKSLNDWGTEFRIAGYRYSTSGYYDFSDAVAERERYENGYYRNDYYDQNDRNLGVPDWAESRRRSYYTSRFNNKRQRVELSVNQRIAGNSTLYANLSNQSYWGGSGEDRTVQTGFNSSYKNISYGVFYQDSRSNYGYKDRSVNLTVSIPFSFFSKDSSDMTASFNAGHSKQSGNTYSAGLSGTALDDNRLNYAVQSGHDRYSGQTSSANVGYQGSMGTINAGYSYSKDYQQSSLGVAGGIVAHSGGVTLTQPLQNTFVLVEAKDAKGVRIENQPGVAIDRFGYAVMTSASPYRHNRVALRTEDIGNGLDIPMAARDVVPTYGAITRVKFETHTGQSLLVHSKMADGSVPPIGANVFSADGKNNGTVGTNGDIYISGASAGDRLLVKWGNDAGESCSLVVPELKAATEQLMGYQELSLTCGKP, encoded by the coding sequence ATGGCACACAAAAGAATAACAACCCTCGCGCCAAAACGTTTGGTGAAGCTGATTAATGGTGTAATTTATTTTTCTGCTGTGCCTTTTTCATTCTCACATATGGCCATGGCGGAGGAGCAGTTCAACACCTCCTTCATCCATGGCGATGACAATATCGCCCAGGTGGCGTCGTTGGCCAGCGGGGATGACATTCTGCCGGGTAAATATCCGTTTGATATCTATCTCAACGGGCAGCGTATCGATCACCGCGAAATCGAATTCAAGAAAGAATCCAAAGACTCTCCGGTAGCGCCGTGCCTGACGGCCGCGGACTATCAGGATTACGGCGTAAAGCTGCCCGGCGATCTGACCACCGCCGGTGCCGCGCAATGCTACGCATTGCCACAACAGATCTCCGGCGCCAAGCTGAGCTATGACGCCGCCGTACAGCGTATGGATCTGGAAGTGCCGCAGGTGTTTCTGATCCCGCGCCCGCAAGGCGCCATTTCGCCGAAAGTTTACGATCGCGGCATCAATGCCGGCTTTGTTAACTATAACTTTAGCGGCACTCATAACCGCTACGGCAACAACCAGAACGACAAGACTTCCGACTATTACTTCCTGAGCCTTAACAATGGCCTCAATATTGGCGATTGGCGCCTGCGCAACAACTCGACGTTGAACCAACAGTCGGGCGCCGGTACGCATTGGAAGAACATTTCCAGCTGGGCGGAAACGGACATCGTTTCTCTGCGCAGCCGTCTGGTGATCGGCCAGACCAACACCAATAACAATGTGTTCGACAGCATTCAGTTCCGCGGTGTGCAGATGTCCAGCGCCGACGACATGCTGCCGGAAAGCCAGCGCGGCTATGCGCCGGTGGTGCGCGGTGTGGCGACGACCAACGCGCGCGTTGAAGTGCGTCAGAACGGCTATACCATTTACAGCACCAACGTGCCGCCAGGGCCGTTTGCACTGACGGACATTTTCCCAAGCACCCTGAGCGGTAACCTGGACGTGACGGTTATCGAAGCCAACGGTTCGAGAACCTCTTTCGTCGTGCCGTTCTCCTCGGTGCCGAACATGCTGCGCGAAGGGATTTGGAACTATCAGCTGACCGCCGGTAAATACCACGACGGCACCAGCCGCTATCAGCCCAAGTTTGTCCAAGGCACCTTGTCGCATGGTATGGCGTATGACATCACGCCTTACGGTGGCGTGCTGGTGGCGGAAAACTACCGTTCAGCGGTCGTGGGCCTCGGTAAAAACCTGGGGAACTGGGGGGCTGTCTCTTTTGATATGTCCTATTCCGACACCAACCTGGTGAACGGCGATGACAAGCAGGGGGAGAGTTTCCGTTTCCTGTATTCCAAGTCGCTCAACGATTGGGGGACGGAATTCCGCATTGCCGGTTACCGTTACTCGACCTCCGGTTATTATGATTTCTCCGATGCGGTTGCCGAGCGCGAACGCTATGAGAACGGTTATTACCGTAACGATTACTACGATCAAAACGATCGCAACCTGGGCGTGCCGGACTGGGCGGAATCTCGCCGCCGCAGCTATTACACCAGCCGTTTCAACAACAAACGCCAGCGCGTTGAGCTGTCTGTCAACCAGCGCATCGCCGGTAATTCGACGCTGTACGCCAACCTCAGCAACCAGTCTTACTGGGGCGGATCCGGCGAAGACCGCACCGTACAAACCGGTTTTAACAGCAGCTATAAAAATATCAGCTATGGCGTCTTTTATCAGGACAGTCGCAGCAACTACGGCTATAAAGACCGCAGCGTCAACCTGACCGTATCGATTCCGTTCAGCTTCTTCAGCAAGGATTCGTCGGACATGACCGCCAGCTTCAACGCCGGCCACAGCAAGCAGAGCGGCAACACCTACAGCGCCGGCCTGAGCGGCACCGCGCTGGATGACAACCGCTTGAACTATGCGGTGCAAAGCGGCCATGATCGTTATTCGGGCCAAACCAGCTCGGCCAACGTCGGTTATCAGGGCAGCATGGGGACCATCAATGCCGGTTATAGCTACAGCAAAGATTATCAGCAGTCTTCGTTGGGCGTGGCGGGCGGTATCGTCGCACACTCCGGCGGCGTGACGTTGACCCAGCCGCTGCAGAATACGTTTGTGCTGGTGGAAGCCAAAGACGCCAAGGGCGTTCGTATCGAAAACCAACCCGGCGTCGCCATCGACCGCTTCGGTTACGCGGTGATGACCTCTGCGTCGCCATACCGCCATAACCGCGTGGCGTTGCGCACCGAAGATATCGGCAACGGCCTGGATATCCCGATGGCGGCAAGAGACGTGGTGCCGACTTACGGCGCAATCACCCGCGTGAAGTTTGAAACGCACACGGGCCAAAGCCTGTTGGTACACAGCAAGATGGCCGACGGCAGCGTACCGCCGATTGGCGCCAACGTCTTCAGTGCGGACGGCAAGAACAACGGTACTGTCGGTACCAACGGCGATATTTATATCTCAGGTGCCTCCGCAGGGGATCGTCTGCTGGTGAAATGGGGCAACGACGCGGGCGAAAGCTGCTCACTGGTGGTGCCGGAATTGAAAGCGGCGACCGAACAGTTGATGGGTTATCAGGAACTTTCGCTGACCTGCGGAAAACCGTAA